The proteins below are encoded in one region of Apostichopus japonicus isolate 1M-3 chromosome 4, ASM3797524v1, whole genome shotgun sequence:
- the LOC139966978 gene encoding uncharacterized protein isoform X1, producing MPITKIPITHKFGIISQSQREELQNRLLHQKYQKAQSPTQHQALRNPLELTEAFIQKFNLSSDLDEKEQLEDEARKLLARAKRRAGLKEGGKGNFVDLPKAWSELSMLAQCRGKVQEECLDVLIISLNQAHLARSYIPCLFYLAETTLYWLRTDAMNQPFLRIGEIKLLKMGYTTFLCLFYHHMAGHLNPFGELKDRLATYLSAILDDYDESEEAYGPYPGSHLCLKFIVSVAKMIAGESLIAADGLLHEAQPTDTEYGPSATEKNSESLTPVSPPNSVLLDALKEAKTARLAKEETIAEVSGPQMSGYQSSIHDLSPTLWHALDVWRCSDHLGKGFHQAVRALSHCGRHLATEHWVDSSCAIRIIGETALGNITVLKVFQNLAKGSLPKSKSSPEKFSEMEEAGDEDDLASLESGELSAKNSTTTSLDSMEIKFEEMLGLRGQSAAEGEEIQKMNPLGLCLGRKKMSDASQISHQKSTRNTSMCAYLDTPLHDRATSFMSGSAIETKHSPGSSSYRTIPDISSCNESQLDSAGGMKRWSGSHLSDVHDVNDEDSDLAPGDNSLVDQRNDDVTKANQSTCTNGKTTTVTPAEENLDEIDPRLTCEISLEVDMISDSPSNKPKRKSSIRVGQGTTQGRPNRSPSTKSVVIDPVPSTNFYSEGSEGTSEKMDLPKIGVSATKQAATNNYGITGWPWEVAYVFTETLTNICLYGKNANIKKFALIGNRTGLNVTQPKKAGEVSEHAGVTKLKSAGLLDLAEIKVSKQKDAEDVDDWSWRVRYAAISGLVKISRSCQNDQSMEGMSNVVWNMLMIRHSKERDERVMEAFRVGQVDAQLECEMQKGLTNHSLHFKFAAGLASNYLPPLEPPVQPAKRKPKAKAEISKPKESPRRSPARPSLRQELQLATALPEPQISFYSRKDLDLKRIVEDQWRKELQEEMEAEEKQKQEELEKKQREIEKEQLEIAEKKEEKLGKSLSSEEMTAA from the exons ATGCCGATAACTAAAATACCCATCACTCATAAATTTGGGATAATATCTCAGTCACAAAGAGAAGAGTTACAGAATAGATTATTGCATCAGAAATACCAGAAGGCGCAGAGTCCTACTCAGCATCAAGCCCTAAG AAATCCTCTGGAACTCACTGAAGCTTTCATTCAGAAATTCAACTTGAGCTCTGACCTTGATGAGAAAGAACAATTGGAAGATGAAGCAAGAAAGTTATTGGCAAGAGCAAAG AGAAGAGCAGGCCTTAAGGAAGGTGGAAAAGGAAACTTTGTGGACCTACCGAAAGCCTGGTCAGAACTCTCCATGTTAGCTCAGTGCAGAGGAAAGGTTCAAGAAG AATGCTTGGATGTGTTAATCATTTCTCTCAACCAAGCTCACCTGGCCCGGTCTTACATTCCGTGCCTGTTTTACCTGGCAGAGACCACACTCTATTGGCTACGGACAGATGCCATGAATCAACCATTCTTAAGAATTGGGGAAATCAAACTCTTAAag ATGGGTTACACTACCTTCCTCTGTCTATTTTACCACCACATGGCCGGTCATTTGAATCCTTTTGGAGAACTTAAAGATCGATTGGCTACCTATTTATCAG CCATTTTGGATG ATTATGATGAAAGTGAAGAGGCCTATGGACCCTATCCAGGATCCCATCTTTGTCTGAAATTTATTGTCTCTGTGGCAAAGATGATAGCAGGGGAGTCATTAATTGCTGCTGATGGGCTCTTACATGAAGCCCAACCAACGGATACCGAATATGGCCCATCTGCTACAGAG AAAAATTCAGAGAGTCTAACTCCTGTTAGTCCACCAAATTCTGTCCTCTTAGATGCACTAAAAGAAGCTAAGACTGCAAGGCTGGCTAAAGAAGAAACGATTGCTGAGGTCAGTGGACCACAGATGTCAGGATACCAGAGCAGTATTCACGATTTAAGTCCAACCCTCTGGCATGCATTGGATGTTTGGAGGTGTTCAGATCATCTAGGCAAGGGATTTCACCAAGCAGTCAGAGCGTTATCTCACTGTGGCAGGCATCTTGCCACCGAACATTG GGTTGATTCAAGCTGTGCAATACGTATTATCGGTGAGACGGCCTTAGGAAACATCACCGTCCTTAaagtttttcaaaatctggcaaAAGGTTCACTTCCTAAATCCAAATCATCACCTGAGAAGTTCAGCGAGATGGAAGAAGCTGGTGACGAAGATGACCTTGCATCTCTGGAGAGTGGGGAACTTAGTGCCAAAAATTCCACCACCACCAGCCTCGACTCCATGGAAATCAAATTTGAGGAGATGTTAGGGCTAAGGGGACAAAGTGCAGCAGAAGGTGAAGAGATTCAAAAGATGAACCCCTTGGGTCTTTGTCTTGGAAGGAAAAAGATGAGCGATGCCAGTCAAATTTCTCATCAAAAGTCAACAAGAAATACATCTATGTGTGCTTATCTTGACACACCTCTG CATGACAGGGCTACATCTTTCATGAGTGGTAGTGCCATAGAAACGAAGCATTCCCCTGGATCCAGCAGCTACAGAACCATTCCAGACATCAGCAGTTGCAACGAAAGCCAGCTGGACTCTGCCGGAGGTATGAAGAGATGGTCGGGCAGTCATCTCAGCGACGTtcatgatgttaatgatgaagACAGCGACCTTGCTCCTGGAGATAACAGCCTGGTAGATCAGAGGAATGATGATGTAACTAAGGCTAACCAGTCTACATG CACAAATGGTAAAACAACAACCGTGACCCCGGCAGAAGAAAATCTGGATGAAATTGACCCAAGACTGACTTGTGAAATCAGCTTAGAAGTTGATATGATCAGCGATAGTCCTTCCAATAAACCCAAGAGGAAGTCCAGTATTAGAGTTGGGCAAGGGACCACCCAGGGCAGACCAAACAGAAGCCCCAGTACAAAATCTGTCGTCATCGATCCCGTTCCTAGCACAAACTTCTACTCCGAGGGATCAGAAGGGACGTCAGAAAAGATGGACCTTCCAAAAATTGGAGTCTCTGCTACAAAACAG GCGGCTACCAATAACTATGGTATCACAGGTTGGCCCTGGGAGGTTGCTTACGTGTTCACAGAAACACTCACAAATATATGCTTGTACGGCAAAAATGCAAACATCAAGAAATTTGCGCTGATTGGCAACCGGACAGGACTGAATGTGACACAACCAAAGAAAGCAGGAGAGGTATCTGAACATGCAGGTGTGACCAAATTGAAGAGTGCTGGTCTGCTAGATCTAGCAGAAATAAAAGTATCCAAACAAAAAGATG CAGAGGATGTCGATGACTGGAGTTGGAGAGTCCGCTATGCGGCCATTTCTGGACTGGTCAAGATCAGCCGTTCCTGTCAAAACGACCAATCCATGGAAGGAATGAGCAATGTGGTTTGGAACATGCTGATGATAAGACACTCCAAGGAACGAGATGAGAGGGTCATGGAGGCATTTAGAGTCGGTCAG GTTGATGCTCAGCTTGAGTGTGAAATGCAGAAAGGTCTTACCAATCACTCACTTCACTTCAAGTTCGCTGCTGGCCTTGCGTCCAATTATCTTCCTCCTTTGGAACCTCCCGTCCAGCCCGCCAAACGCAAACCAAAGGCGAAAGCAGAAATTTCTAAACCCAAAGAATCACCACGCAGGAGTCCTGCACGACCGTCCTTACG ACAAGAATTACAACTAGCAACAGCACTGCCAGAACCTCAGATCAGCTTTTACAGCAGGAAAGATCTAGATTTGAAGAGAATTGTGGAAGATCAG TGGAGAAAAGAACTTCAGGAGGAGATGGAGGCAgaagagaaacaaaagcaaGAGGAACTAGAAAAGAAGCAGAGAGAAATAGAGAAAGAGCAACTAGAGATTGCAGAGAAGAAGGAAGAAAAATTGGGAAAATCTTTATCATCTGAAGAAATGACGGCAGCCTGA
- the LOC139966978 gene encoding uncharacterized protein isoform X2: MPITKIPITHKFGIISQSQREELQNRLLHQKYQKAQSPTQHQALRNPLELTEAFIQKFNLSSDLDEKEQLEDEARKLLARAKRRAGLKEGGKGNFVDLPKAWSELSMLAQCRGKVQEECLDVLIISLNQAHLARSYIPCLFYLAETTLYWLRTDAMNQPFLRIGEIKLLKMGYTTFLCLFYHHMAGHLNPFGELKDRLATYLSAILDDYDESEEAYGPYPGSHLCLKFIVSVAKMIAGESLIAADGLLHEAQPTDTEYGPSATEKNSESLTPVSPPNSVLLDALKEAKTARLAKEETIAEVSGPQMSGYQSSIHDLSPTLWHALDVWRCSDHLGKGFHQAVRALSHCGRHLATEHWVDSSCAIRIIGETALGNITVLKVFQNLAKGSLPKSKSSPEKFSEMEEAGDEDDLASLESGELSAKNSTTTSLDSMEIKFEEMLGLRGQSAAEGEEIQKMNPLGLCLGRKKMSDASQISHQKSTRNTSMCAYLDTPLHDRATSFMSGSAIETKHSPGSSSYRTIPDISSCNESQLDSAGGMKRWSGSHLSDVHDVNDEDSDLAPGDNSLVDQRNDDVTKANQSTCTNGKTTTVTPAEENLDEIDPRLTCEISLEVDMISDSPSNKPKRKSSIRVGQGTTQGRPNRSPSTKSVVIDPVPSTNFYSEGSEGTSEKMDLPKIGVSATKQAATNNYGITGWPWEVAYVFTETLTNICLYGKNANIKKFALIGNRTGLNVTQPKKAGEVSEHAGVTKLKSAGLLDLAEIKVSKQKDEDVDDWSWRVRYAAISGLVKISRSCQNDQSMEGMSNVVWNMLMIRHSKERDERVMEAFRVGQVDAQLECEMQKGLTNHSLHFKFAAGLASNYLPPLEPPVQPAKRKPKAKAEISKPKESPRRSPARPSLRQELQLATALPEPQISFYSRKDLDLKRIVEDQWRKELQEEMEAEEKQKQEELEKKQREIEKEQLEIAEKKEEKLGKSLSSEEMTAA; this comes from the exons ATGCCGATAACTAAAATACCCATCACTCATAAATTTGGGATAATATCTCAGTCACAAAGAGAAGAGTTACAGAATAGATTATTGCATCAGAAATACCAGAAGGCGCAGAGTCCTACTCAGCATCAAGCCCTAAG AAATCCTCTGGAACTCACTGAAGCTTTCATTCAGAAATTCAACTTGAGCTCTGACCTTGATGAGAAAGAACAATTGGAAGATGAAGCAAGAAAGTTATTGGCAAGAGCAAAG AGAAGAGCAGGCCTTAAGGAAGGTGGAAAAGGAAACTTTGTGGACCTACCGAAAGCCTGGTCAGAACTCTCCATGTTAGCTCAGTGCAGAGGAAAGGTTCAAGAAG AATGCTTGGATGTGTTAATCATTTCTCTCAACCAAGCTCACCTGGCCCGGTCTTACATTCCGTGCCTGTTTTACCTGGCAGAGACCACACTCTATTGGCTACGGACAGATGCCATGAATCAACCATTCTTAAGAATTGGGGAAATCAAACTCTTAAag ATGGGTTACACTACCTTCCTCTGTCTATTTTACCACCACATGGCCGGTCATTTGAATCCTTTTGGAGAACTTAAAGATCGATTGGCTACCTATTTATCAG CCATTTTGGATG ATTATGATGAAAGTGAAGAGGCCTATGGACCCTATCCAGGATCCCATCTTTGTCTGAAATTTATTGTCTCTGTGGCAAAGATGATAGCAGGGGAGTCATTAATTGCTGCTGATGGGCTCTTACATGAAGCCCAACCAACGGATACCGAATATGGCCCATCTGCTACAGAG AAAAATTCAGAGAGTCTAACTCCTGTTAGTCCACCAAATTCTGTCCTCTTAGATGCACTAAAAGAAGCTAAGACTGCAAGGCTGGCTAAAGAAGAAACGATTGCTGAGGTCAGTGGACCACAGATGTCAGGATACCAGAGCAGTATTCACGATTTAAGTCCAACCCTCTGGCATGCATTGGATGTTTGGAGGTGTTCAGATCATCTAGGCAAGGGATTTCACCAAGCAGTCAGAGCGTTATCTCACTGTGGCAGGCATCTTGCCACCGAACATTG GGTTGATTCAAGCTGTGCAATACGTATTATCGGTGAGACGGCCTTAGGAAACATCACCGTCCTTAaagtttttcaaaatctggcaaAAGGTTCACTTCCTAAATCCAAATCATCACCTGAGAAGTTCAGCGAGATGGAAGAAGCTGGTGACGAAGATGACCTTGCATCTCTGGAGAGTGGGGAACTTAGTGCCAAAAATTCCACCACCACCAGCCTCGACTCCATGGAAATCAAATTTGAGGAGATGTTAGGGCTAAGGGGACAAAGTGCAGCAGAAGGTGAAGAGATTCAAAAGATGAACCCCTTGGGTCTTTGTCTTGGAAGGAAAAAGATGAGCGATGCCAGTCAAATTTCTCATCAAAAGTCAACAAGAAATACATCTATGTGTGCTTATCTTGACACACCTCTG CATGACAGGGCTACATCTTTCATGAGTGGTAGTGCCATAGAAACGAAGCATTCCCCTGGATCCAGCAGCTACAGAACCATTCCAGACATCAGCAGTTGCAACGAAAGCCAGCTGGACTCTGCCGGAGGTATGAAGAGATGGTCGGGCAGTCATCTCAGCGACGTtcatgatgttaatgatgaagACAGCGACCTTGCTCCTGGAGATAACAGCCTGGTAGATCAGAGGAATGATGATGTAACTAAGGCTAACCAGTCTACATG CACAAATGGTAAAACAACAACCGTGACCCCGGCAGAAGAAAATCTGGATGAAATTGACCCAAGACTGACTTGTGAAATCAGCTTAGAAGTTGATATGATCAGCGATAGTCCTTCCAATAAACCCAAGAGGAAGTCCAGTATTAGAGTTGGGCAAGGGACCACCCAGGGCAGACCAAACAGAAGCCCCAGTACAAAATCTGTCGTCATCGATCCCGTTCCTAGCACAAACTTCTACTCCGAGGGATCAGAAGGGACGTCAGAAAAGATGGACCTTCCAAAAATTGGAGTCTCTGCTACAAAACAG GCGGCTACCAATAACTATGGTATCACAGGTTGGCCCTGGGAGGTTGCTTACGTGTTCACAGAAACACTCACAAATATATGCTTGTACGGCAAAAATGCAAACATCAAGAAATTTGCGCTGATTGGCAACCGGACAGGACTGAATGTGACACAACCAAAGAAAGCAGGAGAGGTATCTGAACATGCAGGTGTGACCAAATTGAAGAGTGCTGGTCTGCTAGATCTAGCAGAAATAAAAGTATCCAAACAAAAAGATG AGGATGTCGATGACTGGAGTTGGAGAGTCCGCTATGCGGCCATTTCTGGACTGGTCAAGATCAGCCGTTCCTGTCAAAACGACCAATCCATGGAAGGAATGAGCAATGTGGTTTGGAACATGCTGATGATAAGACACTCCAAGGAACGAGATGAGAGGGTCATGGAGGCATTTAGAGTCGGTCAG GTTGATGCTCAGCTTGAGTGTGAAATGCAGAAAGGTCTTACCAATCACTCACTTCACTTCAAGTTCGCTGCTGGCCTTGCGTCCAATTATCTTCCTCCTTTGGAACCTCCCGTCCAGCCCGCCAAACGCAAACCAAAGGCGAAAGCAGAAATTTCTAAACCCAAAGAATCACCACGCAGGAGTCCTGCACGACCGTCCTTACG ACAAGAATTACAACTAGCAACAGCACTGCCAGAACCTCAGATCAGCTTTTACAGCAGGAAAGATCTAGATTTGAAGAGAATTGTGGAAGATCAG TGGAGAAAAGAACTTCAGGAGGAGATGGAGGCAgaagagaaacaaaagcaaGAGGAACTAGAAAAGAAGCAGAGAGAAATAGAGAAAGAGCAACTAGAGATTGCAGAGAAGAAGGAAGAAAAATTGGGAAAATCTTTATCATCTGAAGAAATGACGGCAGCCTGA
- the LOC139966979 gene encoding uncharacterized protein, protein MSSEKSANEKYKSKNSSLQDYKGQKKWSSRGELSSHSSATLEYPSKNSKKVGSLSDDEDERNNSKKKRKLFAFSSKSKRERNGSGDVKKKSKNKDEFSKDGGQKQRAARSNTISELSVAQVQKRLSREVKPIFGVELEDAVKQSKSLDGIELPLIIRECIDHVEGFGLDTPGIYRISGIKSKIEALKNSYNSGRGVDLKEYDVTVVTGLLKQYLRELPESVLTQELNSRFEEASAVPNDNLRVEEFLGVLNDLPTCNYTLLSWIIIHLVHVLDHADVNKMSIQNLSIVFSPTMRISHRVFFQLFTNWEIFFGHVKLKKCKKPLQLDSSGQVQLPDGVEELEEELQFHESLLNKMHEDLNKGVASHGTEEELWEVQRIVTQMKRTLRKAKSVQKQAAPKQQEDDKSDSVDQLSTDSKMDDGSSTGTDENKLTEGGEKDFKNEDITKEEEKPVVAADGEAVAPTDAAEVKPVSPEEVTVEIEEEEDKVQPTKEKETKEEKQEQEEEDEDEEEVEEEVEEEEEESLESLYLYYSELTAKQEELKNIRSELQRRIEMEQLEVARLKAEVEAAKVEPKMRASNSSSVDISDNSSSDSEEEEELQAILKKLQEDNERLKKDNEDSSLMILTTREECADLKAKINVEEHRSEIIKDLQDELEKDKAKKEKMRKKKKKEKKKKDKDDEKGEEDEKGDDADKKAIPEGGDVFGVSEC, encoded by the exons ATGTCAAGCGAGAAATCAGCAAATGAGAAATACAAATCAA AAAATTCTTCCTTGCAAGACTACAAGGGCCAGAAGAAATGGTCTTCCCGTGGGGAGCTGAGTTCTCATAGTTCTGCTACACTGGAGTATCCAAGCAAGAACTCCAAAAAGGTTGGCAGTTTGTccgatgatgaagatgaaag AAACAACAGTAAGAAGAAAAGGAAGTTGTTTGCTTTCTCCAGCAAATCCAAACGAGAGAGGAATGGCAGCGGTGACGTTAAAAAGAAGTCCAAGAACAAAGATGAGTTTAGCAAGGATGGCGGCCAGAAGCAGAGAGCGGCACGGTCAAACACAATCAGTGAACTCTCTGTCGCACAAGTACAGAAGCGTCTGT CTCGGGAAGTTAAACCTATCTTTGGGGTGGAGTTAGAAGATGCTGTGAAACAGTCAAAGTCCCTGGATGGTATAGAACTTCCTTTGATCATCCGAGAGTGCATAGATCATGTCGAAGGATTTG GACTGGACACTCCTGGAATTTATCGAATTTCTGGCATCAAGTCCAAAATAGAGGCACTGAAGAATTCCTACAACAGTGGACGTGGTGTGGATTTGAAAGAGTATGATGTGACCGTGGTAACAGGATTGCTGAAGCAGTACCTACGAGAGCTCCCAGAGTCTGTCCTAACCCAAGAATTGAATTCAAGGTTTGAAGAAGCATCAG CCGTACCTAACGATAATCTTAGGGTTGAGGAGTTCTTGGGAGTCCTGAATGATTTGCCAACTTGTAACTACACCTTACTCTCCTGGATCATAATACATTTAGTGCATGTGTTGGATCAT GCTGATGTTAACAAGATGAGCATACAGAATCTGTCCATCGTGTTCAGTCCCACCATGAGGATCAGCCATCGAGTTTTCTTCCAACTCTTCACCAACTGGGAAATTTTCTTCGGTCATGTGAAACTCAAGAA GTGCAAAAAGCCGTTGCAGCTTGACTCGTCAGGTCAGGTACAGCTTCCTGATGGTGTTGA GGAATTGGAAGAAGAACTCCAGTTCCATGAAAGTCTCCTCAACAAGATGCACGAAGATCTCAACAAAGGAGTCGCGTCACAC GGTACGGAAGAGGAATTGTGGGAGGTACAACGCATAGTAACTCAGATGAAACGCACG CTTCGCAAGGCTAAATCTGTCCAGAAGCAAGCAGCCCCAAAGCAGCAGGAAGACGACAAAAGTGATAGCGTGGACCAACTGTCCACGGATTCCAAGATGGACGATGGATCGAGCACTGGTACGGATGAGAATAAGCTAACAGAAGGAGGGGAGAAAG ATTTTAAGAATGAGGACATCACAAAAGAGGAAGAAAAACCTGTTGTTGCTGCAGATGGAGAGGCCGTTGCGCCAACAGACGCAGCAGAGGTAAAGCCAGTATCACCGGAAGAGGTAACTGTTGAAatagaggaggaggaggataaaGTACAGCCAACAAAGGAAAAGGAAACCAAGGAAGAAAAGCAAGAACAAGAAgaggaagatgaagatgaagaagaagtagaagaagaagtagaagaagaagaagagg AGTCTCTGGAATCTCTTTACCTCTATTACTCTGAGTTGACGGCCAAGCAGGAGGAGCTGAAGAACATCCGCTCAGAGCTTCAGAGGAGGATTGAGATGGAGCAGTTAGAGGTTGCAAGACTCAAGGCCGAGGTAGAAGCAGCAAAAGTAGAGCCCAAGATGAGGGCCTCCAACTCCAGTAGCGTTGATATCTCGGACAACTCCAGTAGCGATAGT gaagaagaagaggaactCCAGGCTATCTTGAAAAAGCTTCAAGAAGATAATGAGAGATTAAAG AAAGATAACGAAGACAGCTCCCTGATGATACTGACAACCAGAGAAGAATGCGCCGATCTGAAAGCTAAAATCAACGTGGAGGAACATCGCTCGGAGATTATCAAAGATCTCCAGGATGAACTGGAGAAAGACAAGGccaagaaagagaaaatgaggaagaagaaaaagaaggagaagaagaagaaggacaaAGATGATGAGAAAGGAGAGGAAGATGAGAAAGGAGATGATGCTGATAAGAAGGCAATTCCAGAAGGTGGGGATGTCTTCGGAGTCAGTGAATGTTAA